The Pirellulales bacterium genomic interval CGTTTCGGCCGCTTTGGCGTTGACCACCAGCGGATGCGTGTCCGACATCGACCCGACGAGTTGCGATGTATGCAATTCGGCATCGACCAGCCCATCCTTCAAGCGCTTGAGTTCGGGCTGCGAATCGAGCAGTCGCGAAGGCGTTGCCGCCAAGGCGTGCGGATCGTGTCTCGCGGCCTCCAGTAGCTTGAGCAGCGATTGATTCGATTCCACCGCAATTCGTGCCGCGCGCAATTCAACTTCCATTTCGGTGATCGAATGGCGGAGCGGGCTGTCGCCGGTGGGTGTGTCGAGCATCGTTCGCAGTTCACCAAGATCACTGCCGGCTTTCGCATCCATTCGGGCGAGCTTGATCGTGGCGGCTTCGAGATCGTTCTGTGAGATCGCGACGGTTTTGTCGAGTTCTTCGACGAGGCTGTGTGCTTTGGCGTCGCGCAGGTCCTCGAATCGCTTCTTGAGCTGGTCGCACAATGCAGAAGCTAAGGCGACGGCCCGTTTGCGATCCGTGCTTTGAACTTGGAGGTAGAACACCTCGGTCTTGCCAAACTCGGCCCCTTTCGGCGGACTGAGCTTCATCGAACCCACGAGACCGGCGACTTCTTCCTCGGACGGCCAAGGGGCTTGGTTCTTCCTGCCGGCGGGCGGACCGACGATCGAAAGCGCTGTTGACACGACCGAGTGGCTCTTGGCCAATTCGACGATCGTTTCCTGCACGGTTTTCATGTCTTCCGCGACATGGAAGCGCCCGAGATGATCGCCGCCGATCGCCTCGTCGCGGACCATCAAGGCTTGCGATGCTTCCCAAACCGCCGGCCGAATCTTGGCGTATGCCACTGCCACGGCGGCCACAAGCACCGCCGGCACGATCCAGCGAAGCGGATACTGAAGCAACAGCTTGACCACATCGCGCGGCGACGGACCGGGTGAATGAATCGGTGGCATGGTTGAGAGCCCTCGTGGAAAATCCGGGAATATTTGATAAGCGCAGCGACCGCATGTGCCCGACCCAAGCACGCGCACCCGATCAGTCAAAACCTACCGGACGATTTGCGTGCCGGAGCGAAGATCGCACGATTTGCAAAGCAAATGCCGCCGCCGCCAAACGCTCGGCATCCAAACGGCACGGTTCGACCCAACCTGCGGCTGGCGACGAACTTCGCCCGCCGCGGCCGTTCGGCGCGAAATCGAGGGGCGCACCGGAGACACGCCGCCGCATGTTGCGAAAAAGCAACATCGCGTTGCGGCGCGCCCACGTCGATTCCATTCCCGGCCGCTTGGGTGAATTTGCTTTCGCCCGGTCTGTGAGGGAGAGTTGTCATGGAGAGTCGTATTTCCATGCGGATCGCCGTGCGCAAGCAGCGCGGTGCCGCTCGCCGTGCATCGTCAAACGAGCAACCCGATGAAACTGCCGACAACACAATCGGCGACTCACGCGCTAGATCAGGCCGCGGATATGCCGCCGCCAGCGCGCGGCGCCGGCGGGGCCGATCTGCCGGCGCGGGTGGTGCGGCTATCGAGCCTGGCCGAAGTGCAGCCGTGCATCAGCCAATGGAACGCGATGGCGCGCGTGGTGCCTTTCCGCCGCTGGGAGTGGCTCGAAAGTTGGTGGCGGCACTATGGTGAATCCGGCCAGGCACGCACGTCGCGGGAGCTTTTCGTGTTGGCCGTGTTCGATGCCCAGCGAACGTTGCTTGGCCTGGCCCCCTGGTACATCGAGCGATCCGCTTCGCAGGGTCGGGTCTTGCGGTTCTTGGGGACCGGCGAAGTTTGTTCCGAATATCTGAGTCTGCTTTGTGTCGACGGCAAGGAAGAAATCGTCGCCCGCGGTCTGGCTAATTGGCTGGCCGCCAGCACACGAGCAGAGCAGCACGACGATCATGGCCAGCCGTCGGCGGAGCGTTGGGATGTGCTTAAGCTTTCGGGCGTTGCCGCCGACGATTTGGCCGTTGAGCGACTCTTGGTTCAGTTGGCGAGGCAAGGCAGCGCGGTGCATCGGCGACCGGGAATGAGTTGCTGGCGAATCGAGTTGCCTTCTAGCTGGGAAGAATATTTGTCGCTGATGTCGAAATCGCACCGCAAGCAGTTGCGGCGATTGGACCGCGACTTCTTCCGCAGCGGCCGCGCGCGAATGCATTGGGTTCATGGCCCCGACCAACTCGAACAAGCGCTAGCGGTGTTGGTTCGGCTGCATCAGAGCCGATGGAACGGGCGCGGTTGGCCTGGGTGTTTTGCCTCCGAGCGGTTTCTGAAATTTCATCGCGAGGTGGCTTGGCGGATGCTGGCGTTCGACGCGCTGCTCATGAGTTGGCTGGAGATCGACGGCCGGGCTGTGGCGGCCGAATACCATCTGGCCGGCAACGGAATTGTTTATGCGTATCAATCGGGCATTGCCCCGGGGGCGCTTGGGTTTCAGCCGGGGCATTTGTCGCACCTGGCGACGATTCGCCGGGCAATCGAGCGCGGCGACCGCGAATTCGATTTTCTTCGGGGGGACGAACCGTACAAATCGCATTGGCGTGCGGCTCCGCGGGGGATGCTCGAAGTGCGCATCGTTCCGCCGCGGATCGGACCTCGGATTCGGCAAGGAATCTGGGCGGCTGGCCACACGGTGATCAACCAGCTTCGCTCCGGCTGGCAACGAACCAAGCACTTGATTCAGGAGTAGACGCGCCATGGCCGGTGTCGATTCGCAGATTGGCGGCTCGCCTTGGCCGCTGCCGGATTTCGCCGGGCCGGCGTCGCCCGCCTATCTACCCGCCTATCTCGAGCGGCCGGGCGAGACGGCGCGCGCGGTCGCGCCGCCAATTCCGGGGTCGCAAGTGCAGAAGGAAATAAGGTCGATGGACGCCCCCCTTCCAGCGACTGCCAAGGAAAAAGAGGCGGGCGCCGCGGACGCTAATGAGTCGTCGAGCGGGGCCCCGACGGATCGCCCGTCGCCTGCGTTTTCCCCGTTTTCTGCAATTCGACCGTTTGCATCGCTCGCGCAGGTGGAAGGGGCGCTGACGCTGCGAGTCGGGCGGGTCGAGAGAAGCCGCGGCGCAACCCCGGCTCCGCACGACGAATTCGCCGCATTGGCCGACGTGTGGAATTCCCTCGCCGGATCGGTTCCATTTCGATCGTTGGAGTGGCTTGCAGCGTGGTGGCGGCACTACCAATCGCCCGGCTGGCAGACCTATTTGCTCAAAGTCGAAGACACCGCCGGACAGGTCGTCGGCATCGCTCCGTGGTATCTCTCCCGATCGCCGATGGCGGGGCGGGTGATTCAATTTCTCGGTTCCGGAGAGGTCTGCTCCGAATACCAGACGATTCTCGCGAAGCCTGGTTGCGAAACGGAGGTTGCCATCGCGATATCGCAATGGCTCGGCCACGAAGGGGCGCGCGATTGGGACATGCTGCTGCTCTCGGCCGTAGCGGCCGACGATCCGGCGACCGCTGCGCTGGCGGAAGACTTTGCCGACTGCGGGCACATGGTGGATCGCCGGCCGGGAATGCCATGCTGGCGGCGCGAATTGCCGTCCACGTGGGACGAATTCGTGCAGCAATTGTCGAAATCGCGGCGCGAGCGGCTCCGGCAACTAACGCGAAAATATTTCGACACGCGCCGTGCTCGCACCCGCTGGGTTGAAAACATCGCCGATTTGGACGACGCCTTCGCGATGTTTGTCGACATGCACCAGCGCCGCCGCCAAAGCCTTGGGCAGCCCGGTTGCTATTCGTCGCGGCAATTTGCCGATTTCCATGCGGAAGTAAGCCGCCGCTTGTGCGCCCAGGGCAAGCTACGTTTGCTGTGGACCGAACTCGACCGCCGACCGGTCGGGGCCGAATACGACTTTATTGACGGCCGTACGGTTTATTACTACTCGACGGGCGTCGAGCCGGACGCCACTGCCGATCATCCAGGCTGGCTGGCAATGATCGGTTCGCTGCGGCGGGCCATCGACGAAGGATGCCGCTGGTTCGATTTTTTGCGGGGTGACGAAGCGTACAAGTGCTCCTGGGGCGCGCGGCCCTTTGCGACCCTGGAAACTCGCATCATCGCTCGCCGCCGCCTCGCAGGGCTTCGCTACCAAGCGTGGCTCGGGCGGCAGCAACTGCGAAAATGGGGCAAAGGGATCAAGGAATGGAACTCGCGGCGAAAAGCGACAACACCTAAAACCGAACAAACCTAAGATTTCCGTCCGGAATAAATTCCTGGTTTTGGCGGCGTGTGACGCTGGCAAGCGCGGTCTGCCGGCAATGCGCCATGCGTAGTTCACACTGGCAGACGGCGCTTGCCAGTGGCACACCCGAGAACCAAATCGGGAAGTTAGCGGCAACCTAATCCTGACCGATTGCCCGTCCGCACAATGCCGTTTTGGAAATACCTGCTGCTCGAAGCCTATTATCGCGGATCGCTCCCCTACCGGTGGTTGCGAGCCGCGCAGGCGCGCGCGGCCGGCATGGCGCCGGTCATGGTGCTGTTCTACCATCGAATCGCGGACGACGCCGCGAGCCCATGGACGATGTCGAACCGGGAATTCGCCGCGCAAATTCGCTGGCTCCAGCGGCGATTCGAAATGATCTCGCTCGAAGAGGCACGGCGACGCCTCATGGAAAAGAGCAATCGGACGCCGGTTGTGAGTATCACGTTCGACGACGGCTACGACGCCAACTGCGACGAAGCCCTTCCGCTGTTGATCGAGCGCAAGATTCCCTGCACCTATTTCGTCAGCAGCCGATGCGTGCTCGAGCGGGTTCCGTTTCCCCACGACGTGGCGGAGCGATGCTCGGTGCGGCCGAACACGCTCGCCCAGCTTCGCAATCTGGCCGATGCGGGCATCGAAATCGGCGCCCACACCCGCACGCACGCCGACATCGGCCGCTTGCACAATCCGCGGGAGATCGACGACCAAGTCGCCGGGTCCGGCCGCGAATTGGAGCAGGCTCTCGGCCAGCGCGTGCGCTACTTCGCCTTTCCGTACGGCCAGCCACGGAACATGAATCCGCTGGCGTTTCAGATCGCGCGCGAACACGGCTATGACGCCGTCTGTTCTGCGTATGGCGGCTACAACATTCCCGGCGACGATCCGTTCCACATCCAACGCATTTTCCCTGACAATATGCCGCGGCTGAAGAACTGGGTTACCGGCGACCCTCGGAAGACCTGCCGTCCATATCGCTACAACTACCAAGTGCAGCCCCAGGCAGCTTTGGAAGAGGTGGCGATCGCATGAATAGTGTCACGCTTGCCGAGCCGGCAGACGTCGCGGCGCGATGCGAAGAGCCCGGTTTGACGCTCGATCCAGCATTGCCGGTCGCCGCGCCGGCTTCGCCACGATCGATGGCCGACATCCCGCAGCCGATTGCCGTCGAAATCCCGGCGGCCACGAGCGACGCTCCTCAGATCGACGCTCCGCAGTGGCGCACCGACACGTTGGCCCAAAGCCTGGCGATCTTGCTGGCGCTCTCGGTCGTGCAGCGATTGATCGGCTTTGCGCGGCAGGTGATGGTTTGCCGATGGTTGGAGCCGGCCCAATTGGGCGAATGGGATATCGCCCTGAAATTCTTGATGCTGGCGGCGCCCGTTTCCGTGCTTGGCCTGCCCGGTTCGTTCGGCCGCTACATGGAACATTACCGCCGCCGCGGACACTTGAAAACCTTGTTGCGTCGCACTGCCGCGGCCTGCATCGTGCTTAGCGCCGTGTCGACGCTCGGGATCGCCGCCCTGCGAACCGCGGTTTCCGAACTGATCTACGGCACGCCGAATCACACCGGTATGGTCGTGCTCCTGGCCATGAGCCTTTTGACCGTGATCGCCTACAACTATCTGACGGAGATGCTTACTGCCCTGCGGATGGTGCGCGTCGCGAGCATCGTGCAACTGGTCAACACGGTGTTGTTTGCCGTATTGAGCGTCGCGCTGGTGTTCGGCTGGCAATGCGACGCGGCGGCAATCGTCGCGGCCTACGCCCTCTCGGCGGCGATTTTGATCGGACCGATTCTCGTTTGGTTTCGCCGCACGTGGCGACAGATTCCCGAACCGGTCGAACGGCTCAGCCACTCGGCATTGTGGGGCAAGCTGGTGCCGTTTGCGATGTCGGTTTGGGCGGTGAACTTGCTCTATAACCTCGTCGGCGTCGTCGATCGCTACATGATCGTGCACTATGCCCCGGCAGCCGAGCCGCTGGCGCTGGTGGGAGATTATCACAGCTCGCAGGTGGTGCCGATGCTGATGGTTTCGGTGAGCGGCATCGTCGGCGGAATCTTGCTTCCCTACCTGAGCCACGATTGGGAAGCCGGCGATCAGCCGGCCGTGGCGGCGAAATTGAATCTGGCGATCAAAGTGCTCGGCATCGCCATGTTTGCCGGATCGGCGGTCGTGTTGCTTGCCTCGCCGCTCCTATTTGGAGTGGCATTCCACGGCAAGTTCGATGGGGGATTGGCGATCCTTCCCTGGACGCTGACCTACTGCATTTGGATGGCTTTGGTCCCCTTGGCGCAAATGTATTTGTGGTGTGCCGAGCGAGCCAGATTGCCGGCCTTCGCGCTGGTGGCAGGCCTGATTGCGAACGTCATGCTCTGTCGCCTGCTATTGCCGGCATTCGGTTTGCACGGCGTCGTCTGGGCCACGTGCGCCGCAAATCTGGTGACGCTTGCGATCATGTTCCAATTCAATCGCGCGTTCGGCATGCGGATCCACGGCGGCACGTGGCTTGTGATTCTCCTACCGTTGCTCCTCGGACTTGGAAAATGGGCGGTGGTCGCGGTCACGCTCGTGCTTTTCATGGAGATTCTCACCGGCGAGCGCATTTTCACTCGCGCCGACAAACAGCAATTCACCGCCACCTGCCGGCATTACATCATGAATCGAATTTTCAAATCTGCTGCCACTCCATCGGAAAATACTAGCCCGAAGCGTTAGCGAGGAAGCCGCACGCCGGGGCAAAGTTTTGATTGGCAGTCGAGCCATGGAACCGAATTAGCCATCATGTCTACCACGCTTTTGCCTGCGCCGACGGAGCCCAACCAAATTGCCGATGATGCGCTGCGCGTGATGTTCATCACCACGACGTTGGACGTCGGCGGGGCGGAAACGATGCTGATCAACATCGTGCGGCGGTTCGATCGCCGTCGGGCGGCGCCCGAAATTTGTTGTCTGAAAGGGCCCGGGGAACTCGGGACGATCATGGCCCGCGAGGTGCCGCTGTTCGACCGGCTTCTCAGCGGGAAATACGATTTGCGCGTCCTCGGCCGGCTTACGACACTGATGCGCCGACGCCGGATCGACGCGGTTGTCACCGTCGGCGCCGGCGACAAGATGTTCTGGGGCCGGCTGGCGGCACGCATGGCGGGCGTGCCGGTTGTGGCCTCGGCCTTGCATTCGACCGGCTGGCCCGACGTCGTCGGGCGGTTGAATCACTGGCTAACGCCGCTGACCGATGCGTTTATCGCCTGCGCCCCAGCACATGGGCAGTATCTTATCGAGCAGCAAAAATTCCCTGCCGAGCGCGTGCATGTGATCCCCAACGGCGTCGATACGGTCCGCTTTCAACTGCGGCCTGGAAATCCAGCGCTTCGCCGGCAATTGGGTTTGCCGGATGGGGCGGCGGTGGCGTGTATCTTGGCGGCCCTGCGGCCGGAAAAGAATCACGAGATGTTTCTCGATGTGGCGGACCGCGTGCGGCGCGAAGTGCCGGCGGCGCATTTTCTGATCGTCGGCGACGGCCAGCGTCGCTCCATGTTGGAGCAGCGCACGGCACAGCTCGGATTGACCGATGCCGTGCATTTTCTTGGCACGCGCTCTGATGTGCCGGAGTTGCTCTCGGTCGCCGATGTTGTGCTGCTGACGTCGCATATGGAGGCCAATCCCGTGTCGATCCTGGAAGCATTGGCGGTCGGCAAACCGGTTATTGCGACGCGCGTCGGATCGGTGCCGCAAACGGTTCTCGACCGTGAGGTGGGCTATCTGGTCGAACCCGGCGACGCGGCAGCGATGGCGGGTCACGTCGTGGATTTATTTCGCAGGCCGGAGTTAGCGGCCGCACTCGGCGCGGCCGGCCGGCAGCACGTTGTCGCACACGCATCGCTCGAGCAAACCGTCGAAGGCTACGAAGACTTGCTCGAGTCCCTCTACCGTCGCAAAACGACAAACCGCCCGGCAGCCCGCCGGAGCCCGCCACGTTAGGAATTTCTCGAAAACGTACCGGCACACCAACCCGAAGCGTCACGCTTCGGGCTAGTCTGGCAATCTGAATGATCAGGGCTAACGCGGATTATTCAGAGTGCCAGGAATTCGCGACACGCTGCGAAATAGTAGCCCGAAGCGTAAGCGAGGGTAAGCTGCGGTGGCTCCCTCGCTTACGCTTCGGGCTTGTGTGGCGCGATGAATAATCCGGCCTAACCCTTTACGCCCTCTTCGATCGCTTGTAGCAGACGGATGTGGATCATATCTAATCGCGTTTCACTGCTGATTTTTCGGCCGGCCGCATCGGTGACGTAAAACACGTCGACCACTTGATCCAGATACGTGCCGATCTTTGCCAGCGATACGGAAAGGTCTAGTTCGAAAAGCGTGCGGGCAATCGTGTAGAGCAAGCCGGTGCGGTCGGACGCGAAAATATCGAGGATCGTGTAATTGTCCGACGTGCTGTTGTCGACCCGAACCCGTGTGGGCCATTGCTCCAGATTCTTGCGATTCTCCTGCTGCATGCTGCTCCAAAGCCGGCGGAAAGCCGGTTGACGGTCCCCCTTCAGCGCCGCCACCAGCCGCTGGCTGACGGCGTCCAGCCGCTCGGCGGGGGGCGGCCCGGTGAAATCCGGATCGTGAACCACAAACCGGTCGAGCACGAGGCCCTCGGCGAGCGTGTTGATGTCGGCGGAAAGAATCGCCAGGCCTTGGCTGGTCAGCCCGCCGGTGAGCTTATGGAACACGCCGGGCGTGATGTCTTCATACGTGCCGATCACGTATTCGACCGTCTCGGTTTCACCGAGATAGCGGCTTTGCGTATAAACATCGCCATGCGAGAGCTTTCGCAGTTGCCGCAGATTTTCGGCAATTCGCTCCGGCGGCATGCTGAACAAAAACGAGCTCGGCAGTGCCGCCACTTGCGATCCGAACCAATGGCGGTCGTCGTCACTCGTCGAGCTTGAATCGGCATTCGAGCCGGCGCCGCGGCCGCCGAGGATACAGTCGGTCACCGCAGAGCGGCGCTCATCGGCCGCGGCAGATGGCGAATCGCCGGCGAGATGGCGCAGAGTTCGCTGATACAGATCGCCCAGCACTTCGGCCTTCCATTGGTTGAACACTCCCGGCCCCACTGCCGCGAGATCGGCCGCCGTGAGCACGTAGAGCATTCGCAGCACTTCGGTCGAACCCACATCGACCGCAAACCGCACGATGAGTTGGTCGTCGCTCGTGTCGCGGCGGAACGCGAGGTGCGACATCATCAGGTGCTTGTGAACGAGGAATTTGAGCGTGTCGGCATCCCGCGGCGGTAGCCGGAGCCGGGCCGCGGTGTGCTCGGCGATCCGCAGGCCAAGGTCGCTATGGTCTTCCAGATGTCCTTTGCCGAGATCGTGGATCAACAGGGCCAAGTGCAAAATGCGCTTTTCTTTCAAACTGCGGTAGACATTGCCAAGCAGCCCGCGCTCGCGGCCGAAGTCGGTGGCCCTTTCCACGGCCCGCAGGCAATGTTCGTCGACCGTGTATTTGTGATACTCGTTGAACTGCAGCAAACAGCGAGCGTGAGTGAACTCCGGAATGACTCTTTCCAAAACTCCCGCTTCGTGGAATTGATGCAGCAATTCCCCGAGCATCGCGGGCTGCGAGAGGATCGAGAGAAACCGTTCGGCGGCGGCCGGCGAAAATGAGTCGGGCAACGACGGCACCGCATCGTGCACTTCCTTCCAGGCGGCCGGCGCGATCCGCTTTTGATACAGATTCGAGAGATCGGCCAACCGCAGGATTTCGACCAGATCGCCGTGCAGCTTTCGACGGCCTTGCTCCGTCAGAGAGATTTTTGCGCCGATGCGGAAATCCCCCTCCATCAAATGGCTGAACACGGGCGCGAAGATTTCGTGCAACCGAGTCCAGGGGCGCGATTGCGCGAGAAAGCGATCCAAAATCCTGCTTATACCACGCGTATGCCGGAAATAATCTTGCATGAACTGCTCGACCGGCAGCAACCCTTCGGTTCCCTTGTAGCCGAACACCTCGGCGATCCGAACCTGTTCGGGCCGATTCAGCGCGTCTTGCGCCTTGCGGGCGTGGAAGTGCAATTCGTTGCGAACTCTCAACAGAAATTCCTTCGCCCGCCGCAGCACGCGCTGGTCATCTTTCGAGATCACTCCCATCATCGCCTGGGCCTCAGGATCCGACTGGCCATGCCGCGCGAAACCCACCCAGCGAATCAATTGCAAATCGCGCAGTCCGCCGGGCGACCGCTTGACGTTCGGCTCCAGCAGATAGACCGTTTCGCCGTATTGCGAGCGCTCTTCCTCTCGGGCCCGTTCGATTGCCGTCACGGTGCTCCGCCAGCGGCGGTTGGCAATCCGCGGAAAATTGCGATCGAATTTTCCGTGCAGCGATTCGCTGCCGACGATGAAGCGAGCCTCGGCCAGGGCGGTAAACAGGGTCGGATCTTTGAAGGCCGCGCGAACCACATCCCGCGGGGTGCGCACGCTATGCCCG includes:
- a CDS encoding GNAT family N-acetyltransferase: MKLPTTQSATHALDQAADMPPPARGAGGADLPARVVRLSSLAEVQPCISQWNAMARVVPFRRWEWLESWWRHYGESGQARTSRELFVLAVFDAQRTLLGLAPWYIERSASQGRVLRFLGTGEVCSEYLSLLCVDGKEEIVARGLANWLAASTRAEQHDDHGQPSAERWDVLKLSGVAADDLAVERLLVQLARQGSAVHRRPGMSCWRIELPSSWEEYLSLMSKSHRKQLRRLDRDFFRSGRARMHWVHGPDQLEQALAVLVRLHQSRWNGRGWPGCFASERFLKFHREVAWRMLAFDALLMSWLEIDGRAVAAEYHLAGNGIVYAYQSGIAPGALGFQPGHLSHLATIRRAIERGDREFDFLRGDEPYKSHWRAAPRGMLEVRIVPPRIGPRIRQGIWAAGHTVINQLRSGWQRTKHLIQE
- a CDS encoding GNAT family N-acetyltransferase; the encoded protein is MAGVDSQIGGSPWPLPDFAGPASPAYLPAYLERPGETARAVAPPIPGSQVQKEIRSMDAPLPATAKEKEAGAADANESSSGAPTDRPSPAFSPFSAIRPFASLAQVEGALTLRVGRVERSRGATPAPHDEFAALADVWNSLAGSVPFRSLEWLAAWWRHYQSPGWQTYLLKVEDTAGQVVGIAPWYLSRSPMAGRVIQFLGSGEVCSEYQTILAKPGCETEVAIAISQWLGHEGARDWDMLLLSAVAADDPATAALAEDFADCGHMVDRRPGMPCWRRELPSTWDEFVQQLSKSRRERLRQLTRKYFDTRRARTRWVENIADLDDAFAMFVDMHQRRRQSLGQPGCYSSRQFADFHAEVSRRLCAQGKLRLLWTELDRRPVGAEYDFIDGRTVYYYSTGVEPDATADHPGWLAMIGSLRRAIDEGCRWFDFLRGDEAYKCSWGARPFATLETRIIARRRLAGLRYQAWLGRQQLRKWGKGIKEWNSRRKATTPKTEQT
- a CDS encoding polysaccharide deacetylase family protein — its product is MPVRTMPFWKYLLLEAYYRGSLPYRWLRAAQARAAGMAPVMVLFYHRIADDAASPWTMSNREFAAQIRWLQRRFEMISLEEARRRLMEKSNRTPVVSITFDDGYDANCDEALPLLIERKIPCTYFVSSRCVLERVPFPHDVAERCSVRPNTLAQLRNLADAGIEIGAHTRTHADIGRLHNPREIDDQVAGSGRELEQALGQRVRYFAFPYGQPRNMNPLAFQIAREHGYDAVCSAYGGYNIPGDDPFHIQRIFPDNMPRLKNWVTGDPRKTCRPYRYNYQVQPQAALEEVAIA
- a CDS encoding lipopolysaccharide biosynthesis protein, whose protein sequence is MNSVTLAEPADVAARCEEPGLTLDPALPVAAPASPRSMADIPQPIAVEIPAATSDAPQIDAPQWRTDTLAQSLAILLALSVVQRLIGFARQVMVCRWLEPAQLGEWDIALKFLMLAAPVSVLGLPGSFGRYMEHYRRRGHLKTLLRRTAAACIVLSAVSTLGIAALRTAVSELIYGTPNHTGMVVLLAMSLLTVIAYNYLTEMLTALRMVRVASIVQLVNTVLFAVLSVALVFGWQCDAAAIVAAYALSAAILIGPILVWFRRTWRQIPEPVERLSHSALWGKLVPFAMSVWAVNLLYNLVGVVDRYMIVHYAPAAEPLALVGDYHSSQVVPMLMVSVSGIVGGILLPYLSHDWEAGDQPAVAAKLNLAIKVLGIAMFAGSAVVLLASPLLFGVAFHGKFDGGLAILPWTLTYCIWMALVPLAQMYLWCAERARLPAFALVAGLIANVMLCRLLLPAFGLHGVVWATCAANLVTLAIMFQFNRAFGMRIHGGTWLVILLPLLLGLGKWAVVAVTLVLFMEILTGERIFTRADKQQFTATCRHYIMNRIFKSAATPSENTSPKR
- a CDS encoding glycosyltransferase; this translates as MSTTLLPAPTEPNQIADDALRVMFITTTLDVGGAETMLINIVRRFDRRRAAPEICCLKGPGELGTIMAREVPLFDRLLSGKYDLRVLGRLTTLMRRRRIDAVVTVGAGDKMFWGRLAARMAGVPVVASALHSTGWPDVVGRLNHWLTPLTDAFIACAPAHGQYLIEQQKFPAERVHVIPNGVDTVRFQLRPGNPALRRQLGLPDGAAVACILAALRPEKNHEMFLDVADRVRREVPAAHFLIVGDGQRRSMLEQRTAQLGLTDAVHFLGTRSDVPELLSVADVVLLTSHMEANPVSILEALAVGKPVIATRVGSVPQTVLDREVGYLVEPGDAAAMAGHVVDLFRRPELAAALGAAGRQHVVAHASLEQTVEGYEDLLESLYRRKTTNRPAARRSPPR
- the glnD gene encoding [protein-PII] uridylyltransferase; amino-acid sequence: MSRSALTFRPDVLAAREWLAGERQKLRQQHDAGSPGIQVCARLTELFDQVLLRLYESALADLPEQAAEFREEVALVALGGYGRGDVAPYSDVDLLILHSRAAPHVSLLAKRLLHDLYDVGLELGHSVRTPRDVVRAAFKDPTLFTALAEARFIVGSESLHGKFDRNFPRIANRRWRSTVTAIERAREEERSQYGETVYLLEPNVKRSPGGLRDLQLIRWVGFARHGQSDPEAQAMMGVISKDDQRVLRRAKEFLLRVRNELHFHARKAQDALNRPEQVRIAEVFGYKGTEGLLPVEQFMQDYFRHTRGISRILDRFLAQSRPWTRLHEIFAPVFSHLMEGDFRIGAKISLTEQGRRKLHGDLVEILRLADLSNLYQKRIAPAAWKEVHDAVPSLPDSFSPAAAERFLSILSQPAMLGELLHQFHEAGVLERVIPEFTHARCLLQFNEYHKYTVDEHCLRAVERATDFGRERGLLGNVYRSLKEKRILHLALLIHDLGKGHLEDHSDLGLRIAEHTAARLRLPPRDADTLKFLVHKHLMMSHLAFRRDTSDDQLIVRFAVDVGSTEVLRMLYVLTAADLAAVGPGVFNQWKAEVLGDLYQRTLRHLAGDSPSAAADERRSAVTDCILGGRGAGSNADSSSTSDDDRHWFGSQVAALPSSFLFSMPPERIAENLRQLRKLSHGDVYTQSRYLGETETVEYVIGTYEDITPGVFHKLTGGLTSQGLAILSADINTLAEGLVLDRFVVHDPDFTGPPPAERLDAVSQRLVAALKGDRQPAFRRLWSSMQQENRKNLEQWPTRVRVDNSTSDNYTILDIFASDRTGLLYTIARTLFELDLSVSLAKIGTYLDQVVDVFYVTDAAGRKISSETRLDMIHIRLLQAIEEGVKG